In a genomic window of Streptomyces noursei ATCC 11455:
- a CDS encoding FKBP-type peptidyl-prolyl cis-trans isomerase: protein MNIDKPEIDFPEGPVPTDLEIVDLWEGDGPVAKAGDMVSVHYVGVSFSTGEEFDASWNRGKPLQFQLGAGQVIAGWDQGVQGMKVGGRRRLTIPPHLAYGERGAGGGRIAPNESLIFVCDLVAV, encoded by the coding sequence GTGAACATCGACAAGCCCGAGATCGACTTCCCCGAGGGCCCGGTTCCCACTGACCTGGAGATCGTGGACCTGTGGGAGGGCGACGGGCCGGTCGCCAAGGCCGGGGACATGGTCTCCGTGCACTACGTCGGCGTCTCCTTCAGCACCGGCGAGGAGTTCGACGCGAGCTGGAACCGCGGCAAGCCGCTCCAGTTCCAGCTGGGCGCCGGTCAGGTCATCGCGGGTTGGGACCAGGGTGTGCAGGGCATGAAGGTGGGCGGCCGGCGTCGGCTGACCATCCCGCCGCACCTCGCCTACGGTGAGCGCGGCGCCGGCGGTGGCCGGATCGCGCCCAACGAGTCGCTGATCTTCGTCTGCGACCTGGTCGCCGTCTGA
- a CDS encoding helix-turn-helix transcriptional regulator — MAIAKAERLMNLALCLLGTRRPLSKHELRSSIEAYVEAFGPGAGTGFGTGSTAGDDSFNRMFERDKDDLRELGLVIETVDGIDGEVGYLARRDSNRLPPITLDAEESAALGLAAKVWQQARLAGAASGALQKLRAAGMPLAGERDEVEAAAPHSALEPRIPTHEAAFEPLMLACRDRRPVVFDYRKSNAAHPEQRHIEPWILECWRGHWYVAGWDRDRGAERVFRLSRITGKVRSRQGKFTAPVPDHVTVRETVERWAGETATGTARIKLRTGHGYPLRARALAVRALDGDWDELEIPYGHGLDAWLVEFGPDVVVLEPAELRAEVIDRLRAVAKG; from the coding sequence ATGGCGATTGCCAAGGCCGAGCGGCTGATGAATCTGGCGCTGTGCCTGCTGGGGACGCGACGCCCGCTGAGCAAGCACGAGCTGCGGTCTTCGATCGAGGCCTATGTCGAAGCCTTCGGGCCGGGCGCGGGGACGGGCTTCGGGACGGGGAGCACCGCCGGCGACGACTCCTTCAACCGGATGTTCGAGCGGGACAAGGACGACCTGCGCGAGCTGGGCCTGGTCATCGAGACCGTGGACGGCATCGACGGCGAGGTCGGCTACCTCGCCCGCCGCGACAGCAACCGGCTGCCCCCGATCACGCTGGACGCCGAGGAGTCCGCGGCCCTCGGGCTGGCCGCCAAGGTCTGGCAGCAGGCCCGGCTGGCCGGCGCGGCCAGTGGCGCCCTGCAGAAGCTGCGGGCCGCCGGGATGCCGCTGGCCGGGGAGCGCGACGAGGTGGAGGCGGCAGCGCCGCACAGCGCGCTGGAGCCCCGCATCCCCACCCACGAGGCGGCTTTCGAACCGCTGATGCTGGCCTGCCGGGACCGCCGCCCGGTCGTCTTCGACTACCGCAAGTCCAACGCCGCCCACCCCGAGCAGCGGCACATCGAGCCCTGGATCCTGGAGTGCTGGCGCGGCCACTGGTACGTCGCCGGCTGGGACCGGGACCGCGGCGCCGAGCGGGTCTTCCGGCTCTCCCGGATCACCGGCAAGGTCCGTTCCCGGCAGGGGAAGTTCACCGCGCCGGTGCCCGACCACGTCACCGTCCGCGAGACCGTCGAGCGCTGGGCGGGGGAGACCGCCACCGGCACCGCGCGGATCAAGCTCCGCACCGGGCACGGCTATCCGCTGCGCGCCCGGGCGCTGGCCGTCCGCGCGCTGGACGGTGACTGGGACGAGCTGGAGATCCCCTACGGGCACGGACTCGACGCCTGGCTGGTGGAGTTCGGGCCCGATGTGGTCGTACTGGAACCGGCGGAGCTGCGGGCCGAGGTCATCGACCGGCTGCGCGCGGTGGCCAAGGGCTGA
- a CDS encoding helix-turn-helix transcriptional regulator — MATNAIDQTRRMLSLVTYLRERPGARVNDVARAFGITEDELIADLDVLPMCGTSFRGGDLMDIDTDGDRIWWHNPDDVAEPLRLAADEATALLVAARAVATLPGLREGDRQALLRATAKLEAAAGEAAGASSRLSVTFESEGGVFADVDRAIAERRRLWLRYYSPARDELTEREVDPIRLFAVGHTYVEAWCRLSEARRTFRLDRVAEIRLLDAPADPPPVELRDLSEGLVQPAAEDPEVAIEVGPGGRWVAEYYPHDSAEELPDGGLRITLRTPDPASLRRLALRLGGDGRIVSPPALAASARQAARQALTAYGE, encoded by the coding sequence ATGGCTACGAACGCGATCGACCAGACCCGCCGGATGCTGTCGCTGGTGACCTATCTGCGCGAGCGCCCCGGCGCCCGCGTCAACGACGTCGCCCGGGCCTTCGGCATCACCGAGGACGAGCTGATCGCCGACCTCGACGTGCTGCCGATGTGCGGGACGAGCTTCCGCGGCGGCGATCTGATGGACATCGACACCGACGGCGACCGGATCTGGTGGCACAACCCCGACGACGTCGCCGAGCCGCTGCGGCTGGCCGCCGACGAGGCCACCGCGCTGCTGGTGGCGGCCCGCGCGGTGGCCACCCTCCCCGGGCTGCGCGAGGGCGACCGGCAGGCGCTGCTGCGGGCCACCGCCAAGCTGGAGGCGGCGGCCGGCGAGGCGGCCGGGGCCAGCTCCCGGCTGTCGGTGACCTTCGAGTCCGAGGGCGGGGTCTTCGCCGACGTGGACCGCGCCATCGCCGAGCGGCGTCGGCTGTGGCTGCGCTATTACTCCCCGGCCCGCGACGAGCTGACCGAGCGCGAGGTGGACCCGATCCGGCTCTTCGCCGTCGGCCACACCTACGTGGAGGCGTGGTGCCGGCTCTCCGAGGCCCGGCGCACCTTCCGCCTCGACCGGGTCGCCGAGATCAGACTGCTGGACGCGCCCGCCGACCCGCCGCCGGTCGAGCTGCGCGACCTGTCGGAAGGGCTGGTCCAGCCCGCGGCCGAGGATCCCGAGGTCGCCATCGAGGTCGGGCCCGGCGGCCGATGGGTCGCCGAGTACTACCCGCACGACAGTGCCGAGGAACTCCCCGACGGGGGCCTGCGGATCACCCTGCGCACGCCCGACCCGGCGTCGCTGCGCCGGCTGGCGCTCCGGCTGGGCGGGGACGGCCGGATCGTGTCGCCGCCGGCGCTGGCGGCCAGCGCCCGGCAGGCCGCCCGGCAGGCGCTCACGGCGTACGGCGAGTGA
- the tatA gene encoding Sec-independent protein translocase subunit TatA, with product MLANLRLPEILLIIAVIFLLFGAKKLPDMARSLGKSARILKSEAKAMKKESEAERTADAGTASQAPADAAQQAPRTIQAAPGDVASSRPVAEPNRTNQS from the coding sequence ATGCTAGCCAACCTGAGGCTCCCCGAGATTCTGCTGATCATCGCCGTGATCTTCCTGCTGTTCGGCGCGAAGAAGCTTCCGGACATGGCGCGTTCGCTCGGCAAGTCGGCCCGCATCCTCAAGAGCGAGGCCAAGGCGATGAAGAAGGAGAGCGAGGCGGAGCGGACGGCTGACGCCGGCACCGCGTCGCAGGCTCCGGCCGACGCTGCCCAGCAGGCGCCTCGTACGATTCAGGCTGCGCCCGGTGACGTGGCCAGCTCGCGCCCCGTGGCAGAGCCGAACCGCACCAACCAGAGCTGA
- the tatC gene encoding twin-arginine translocase subunit TatC produces MLKSARNQQKDPEGRMPLAAHLRELRNRLLKSVLAILVVTVVAMWQYDPIAHFITGPTIAAVGCPKGGVSAGGQPHPCAEIVANGFIAPFTIMLKLSLTVGLVAASPLWLYQLWAFLAPGLHKHEKKYALSFVAAGAPLFLGGAYLAYAVLPTTAGALVGLTPSDWSNLFPADDFFDIVTRMVLVFGLSFELPLLLVLLNFGGVLTGKRVLSWWRFMVLGITIFAAVATPTGDPLTMSLLAAPIVLLYFGAVGICLFNDRRRRLANPDRELADDEASELDLTPTDIEAIEPVAPTRMLPEQADGDGTKDGRRGYDDVT; encoded by the coding sequence TTGCTCAAGTCTGCCCGCAATCAGCAGAAGGACCCCGAGGGGCGGATGCCCCTCGCGGCGCATCTGCGTGAGCTGCGCAACCGGCTGCTGAAATCGGTGCTCGCGATCCTCGTGGTCACCGTCGTCGCCATGTGGCAGTACGACCCCATCGCCCATTTCATCACCGGGCCGACCATCGCCGCCGTGGGCTGCCCCAAGGGTGGTGTTTCCGCCGGTGGGCAGCCCCATCCGTGCGCGGAGATCGTCGCGAACGGCTTCATCGCGCCGTTCACGATCATGCTCAAGCTGTCGCTGACCGTGGGCCTGGTCGCAGCCAGCCCGCTCTGGCTCTACCAGCTGTGGGCCTTCCTCGCTCCCGGCCTGCACAAGCACGAGAAGAAGTACGCGCTGAGCTTCGTGGCCGCCGGTGCGCCGCTCTTCCTGGGTGGCGCCTACCTCGCCTACGCGGTGCTGCCGACCACCGCGGGCGCGCTGGTCGGCCTGACCCCGAGCGACTGGTCCAACCTCTTCCCGGCCGACGACTTCTTCGACATCGTCACGCGGATGGTCCTGGTCTTCGGGCTGTCCTTCGAGCTGCCGCTGCTGCTGGTGCTGCTGAACTTCGGTGGCGTGCTCACCGGTAAGCGGGTGCTGAGCTGGTGGCGGTTCATGGTGCTGGGCATCACGATCTTCGCGGCGGTCGCCACGCCGACCGGTGACCCGCTGACGATGTCGCTGCTGGCCGCGCCGATCGTGCTGCTGTACTTCGGCGCCGTGGGCATCTGCTTGTTCAACGACCGCCGCCGGCGGCTGGCCAACCCCGACCGGGAACTGGCCGACGACGAGGCGTCCGAGCTCGACCTGACGCCCACCGACATCGAGGCGATCGAGCCGGTCGCGCCGACCCGGATGCTGCCGGAGCAGGCCGACGGGGACGGAACCAAGGACGGGCGCCGCGGTTACGACGACGTCACGTGA
- a CDS encoding DEAD/DEAH box helicase, which yields MTEDMSPAERYAAAKVRAAEQATALAPFRELYDFDLDAYQVEACQALEAGKGVLVAAPTGSGKTIVGEFAVHLALTQGRKCFYTTPIKALSNQKFQDLVKRYGPEKVGLLTGDNSVNGDAPVVVMTTEVLRNMLYAGSQSLNGLGHVVMDEVHYLSDRFRGAVWEEVIIHLPESVTLVSLSATVSNAEEFGDWLDTVRGDTEVIVSEHRPVPLWQHVLAGRRIYDLFEERDGATGSRREVNPDLERLARMEGSRPTFGRDKRRGRTMREADRERERRQRARIWTPSRPEVIDRLDNEGLLPAITFIFSRAGCEAAVQQCLHSGLRLNDTEAREKVRRIVEARTAGIPDDDLHVLGYFEWLEGLERGIAAHHAGMLPTFKEVVEELFVKGLVKAVFATETLALGINMPARSVVLEKLVKWNGEQHADITPGEYTQLTGRAGRRGIDVEGHAVVLWQRGMNPAALAGLAGTRTYPLRSSFKPSYNMAVNLVSQFGRHRSRELLEMSFAQFQADRSVVGITRQVQRNEEGLGGYREAMICHLGDFEEYSRLRRELKDRETELAKQGAVQRRAAAAAALEKLRPGDVIHVPTGKYAGLALVLDPGMPSGRTNGHRGLDAHDGPRPLVLTAERQVKRLASIDFPVPVAALDRMRIPRTFNARSPQSRRDLASALRTKAGHLVPSRHRKPRGEAADDREVARLRKDIRAHPCHGCDEREDHARWAERYHRLLRDTRQLERRIEGRTNTIARTFDRICALLTELDYLEGDTVTDEGRRLGRLYGELDLLASECLREGVWEDLGPAELAACASALVYEARQADDAVAPKLPVGKARDALAEMVRIWGRLDALEEDHKISQAEGVGQREPDLGFAWAAYRWASGFGLDEVLSEADMPAGDFVRWCKQLVDVLGQIAAAAPTEGTVARSARKAMDGVLRGVVAYSSVG from the coding sequence ATGACCGAGGACATGTCCCCTGCTGAGCGCTATGCCGCCGCCAAAGTCCGCGCGGCCGAGCAGGCCACCGCACTCGCGCCGTTCCGGGAGCTGTACGACTTCGACCTGGACGCGTACCAGGTCGAGGCGTGCCAGGCCCTGGAGGCCGGAAAGGGTGTGCTGGTCGCCGCTCCCACCGGATCCGGCAAGACGATCGTCGGCGAGTTCGCCGTCCACCTGGCCCTGACACAGGGCCGAAAATGTTTCTACACCACGCCGATCAAGGCGTTGTCCAACCAGAAGTTCCAGGACCTGGTCAAGCGCTACGGTCCCGAGAAGGTCGGTCTGCTGACCGGCGACAACAGCGTCAACGGCGACGCCCCGGTGGTCGTGATGACCACCGAGGTGCTGCGCAACATGCTCTACGCCGGTTCGCAGTCGCTGAACGGCCTGGGTCATGTCGTCATGGACGAGGTGCACTACCTCTCCGACCGCTTCCGCGGCGCCGTCTGGGAAGAGGTGATCATCCACCTCCCGGAGTCGGTGACGCTGGTGTCGCTGTCGGCGACGGTCTCCAACGCCGAGGAGTTCGGCGACTGGTTGGACACCGTCCGCGGCGACACCGAGGTGATCGTCTCCGAGCACCGCCCGGTCCCGCTGTGGCAGCACGTCCTCGCCGGTCGCCGGATCTACGACCTCTTCGAGGAGCGGGACGGTGCCACCGGCAGCCGCCGCGAGGTCAATCCCGACCTGGAGCGGCTGGCCCGGATGGAGGGCAGCCGGCCGACGTTCGGCCGGGACAAGCGGCGCGGCCGCACGATGCGCGAGGCCGACCGGGAGCGGGAGCGGCGGCAGCGCGCCCGGATCTGGACGCCGAGCCGGCCCGAGGTGATCGACCGGCTGGACAACGAGGGGCTGCTGCCGGCGATCACCTTCATCTTCAGCCGCGCCGGCTGCGAGGCGGCCGTCCAGCAGTGCCTCCACTCCGGCCTGCGGCTCAACGACACCGAGGCCCGGGAGAAGGTCCGCCGGATAGTCGAGGCCCGGACGGCCGGCATTCCGGACGACGACCTGCACGTGCTCGGCTACTTCGAGTGGTTGGAGGGCCTGGAGCGGGGCATCGCGGCGCACCACGCCGGGATGCTGCCCACCTTCAAGGAGGTCGTCGAGGAGCTGTTCGTCAAGGGCCTGGTCAAGGCCGTCTTCGCGACCGAGACGCTGGCGCTGGGCATCAACATGCCCGCGCGGTCGGTGGTGTTGGAGAAGCTCGTCAAGTGGAACGGCGAACAGCACGCCGACATCACCCCCGGCGAGTACACCCAGCTGACCGGCCGGGCGGGGCGGCGCGGGATCGACGTCGAGGGCCATGCGGTGGTGCTGTGGCAGCGCGGGATGAACCCGGCCGCGCTGGCCGGTCTCGCCGGGACCCGGACGTACCCGCTGCGCTCGTCCTTCAAGCCGTCGTACAACATGGCGGTCAATCTCGTCTCGCAGTTCGGGCGGCACCGTTCGCGGGAGCTGCTGGAGATGTCGTTCGCGCAGTTCCAGGCCGACAGGTCGGTGGTCGGCATCACCCGTCAGGTGCAGCGGAACGAGGAGGGCCTGGGCGGATACCGCGAGGCGATGATCTGCCACCTCGGCGACTTCGAGGAGTACTCGCGGCTGCGGCGGGAGTTGAAGGACCGCGAGACCGAACTCGCCAAGCAGGGCGCGGTCCAGCGGCGGGCGGCCGCCGCGGCGGCGCTGGAGAAGCTCCGGCCGGGCGATGTCATCCACGTGCCGACGGGCAAGTACGCCGGACTGGCGCTGGTGCTGGATCCCGGTATGCCCTCCGGGCGGACCAACGGCCACCGCGGCCTGGACGCCCACGACGGCCCGCGGCCACTGGTCCTCACCGCCGAGCGGCAGGTCAAGCGGCTCGCTTCGATCGACTTCCCGGTGCCGGTGGCGGCCCTGGACCGGATGCGGATCCCGCGCACCTTCAACGCCCGCAGCCCGCAGTCGCGTCGCGATCTGGCGTCCGCCCTGCGCACCAAGGCCGGCCACCTGGTGCCCTCGCGGCACCGCAAGCCGCGCGGGGAGGCGGCCGACGACCGCGAGGTCGCCCGGCTGCGCAAGGACATCCGCGCGCATCCCTGCCACGGCTGCGACGAGCGGGAGGACCACGCCCGCTGGGCGGAGCGCTACCACCGGCTGCTGCGGGACACCCGCCAGTTGGAGCGCCGGATCGAGGGCCGGACGAACACCATCGCCCGCACTTTCGACCGGATCTGCGCGCTGCTGACCGAGCTGGACTACCTCGAGGGCGACACCGTCACCGACGAGGGTCGCCGACTGGGCCGCCTCTACGGCGAGTTGGACCTGCTGGCCAGCGAGTGTCTGCGGGAGGGCGTCTGGGAGGACCTCGGCCCCGCGGAGCTGGCGGCCTGCGCCTCGGCGCTGGTCTACGAGGCGCGGCAGGCGGACGACGCGGTGGCGCCGAAGCTCCCGGTCGGCAAGGCGCGGGACGCGCTGGCGGAGATGGTGCGCATCTGGGGCCGGCTGGACGCCCTGGAGGAGGACCACAAGATCAGCCAGGCGGAGGGCGTCGGCCAGCGCGAGCCCGATCTGGGGTTCGCCTGGGCGGCGTACCGCTGGGCCTCCGGCTTCGGCCTCGACGAGGTGCTGAGCGAGGCGGACATGCCGGCCGGCGACTTCGTCCGCTGGTGCAAGCAGCTGGTGGACGTCCTCGGGCAGATCGCGGCGGCGGCGCCGACCGAGGGCACGGTGGCGCGGTCCGCGCGCAAGGCGATGGACGGGGTGCTGCGCGGAGTCGTGGCGTACTCGTCGGTCGGCTGA
- a CDS encoding LLM class flavin-dependent oxidoreductase, whose translation MPVEFLGIAATHDGSEVTPRSGASFDKDYTLRLARAHEEYGWDRVLFAYGSGSPDPSPAAAYVAARTERLQLLVAHRPNVSYPTFAAKTFATLDRISDGRLAVHFITGGNDHEQRREGDTLTKDERYARTREYIRIVKKVWTSKEPFDHEGAHYRFQDFVSDTFPVQQPHPQVSFGGSSPAAYAAGGAEADIYCLWGEPLAQTAEQIASIKAAAAAAGRTDVPRIQVAFRPIIAPTEELAWEKAHHTLARIKARKAGGALSRRHPLTSPQNAGSQRLLAVAAQGERHDRALWTPTAAETGGAGNSTALVGTPETVAQALLDYYDLGVTILSARGYDLLDDAIDFGRQVIPIVREEVAKRDARRGTERAAERTAS comes from the coding sequence ATGCCTGTCGAGTTCCTCGGCATAGCCGCCACCCACGACGGTTCCGAAGTCACCCCGCGCTCCGGCGCCTCCTTCGACAAGGACTACACCCTCCGACTCGCCCGCGCCCACGAGGAGTACGGCTGGGACCGGGTCCTGTTCGCCTACGGTTCCGGCTCCCCCGACCCCTCCCCGGCCGCCGCCTATGTCGCGGCCCGCACCGAGCGGCTCCAGCTCCTGGTGGCGCACCGCCCCAACGTCTCCTACCCGACGTTCGCCGCCAAGACCTTCGCCACGCTGGACCGGATCAGCGACGGCCGGCTCGCGGTGCACTTCATCACCGGCGGCAACGACCACGAGCAGCGCCGCGAGGGCGACACCCTCACCAAGGACGAGCGCTACGCCCGCACCCGCGAGTACATCCGGATCGTCAAGAAGGTCTGGACGAGCAAGGAGCCCTTCGACCACGAGGGCGCGCACTACCGCTTCCAGGACTTCGTCTCCGACACCTTCCCCGTACAGCAGCCGCATCCGCAGGTGTCGTTCGGCGGCTCGTCACCGGCGGCCTACGCGGCGGGCGGCGCCGAGGCGGACATCTACTGCCTGTGGGGCGAGCCGCTGGCGCAGACCGCCGAGCAGATCGCGTCGATCAAGGCGGCCGCCGCCGCGGCCGGCCGCACCGACGTACCCAGGATCCAGGTCGCCTTCCGGCCGATCATCGCGCCCACCGAGGAGCTGGCCTGGGAGAAGGCACACCACACCCTGGCCCGGATCAAGGCCCGCAAGGCGGGCGGGGCACTCAGCCGCCGCCATCCGCTGACGAGCCCTCAGAACGCCGGCTCGCAGCGGCTGTTGGCGGTGGCCGCGCAGGGCGAGCGGCACGACCGGGCGCTGTGGACGCCGACCGCGGCGGAGACCGGCGGCGCCGGCAACTCCACCGCCCTGGTCGGCACGCCGGAGACCGTCGCCCAGGCACTGCTGGACTACTACGACCTGGGCGTGACCATCCTCTCCGCACGCGGCTACGACCTGCTCGACGACGCCATCGACTTCGGACGGCAGGTCATCCCGATCGTCCGCGAGGAGGTCGCCAAGCGCGACGCCCGGCGCGGCACCGAACGGGCGGCGGAGCGCACGGCGTCCTGA
- a CDS encoding ABA4-like family protein yields the protein MTDRTLFSLAFTLAAPFWALLILAPGRRWTDRMAASPLPMVPVIGVYLALAIPVLPQLWAAVSRPDLAGFQRLLALGGGAGAIWAQLIAWDLFLGQWMYREARTLGIHPLVMGPLLILTVLLAPLGVLLFLCLRGTLRLRGRKRRPEASN from the coding sequence ATGACCGACCGCACCCTGTTCAGTCTCGCCTTCACCCTCGCGGCCCCGTTCTGGGCCCTGCTGATCCTCGCGCCCGGCCGCCGCTGGACCGACCGGATGGCCGCCTCACCGCTGCCGATGGTGCCGGTCATCGGCGTCTACCTCGCCCTGGCGATACCGGTCCTCCCGCAGCTGTGGGCCGCGGTGAGCCGCCCGGACCTGGCCGGATTCCAGCGGCTGCTGGCCCTCGGCGGCGGCGCCGGGGCGATCTGGGCGCAGCTGATCGCCTGGGACCTCTTCCTCGGCCAGTGGATGTACCGCGAGGCGCGCACCCTGGGCATCCACCCCCTGGTGATGGGCCCGCTGCTGATCCTCACCGTCCTGCTCGCCCCCCTCGGCGTCCTGCTCTTCCTGTGCCTGCGCGGCACGCTCCGCCTACGAGGCCGGAAACGACGACCGGAGGCGTCGAACTGA
- a CDS encoding MerR family transcriptional regulator, translated as MRIGELSRETGVAVPTIKFYVREGLLPAGRLTSPNQASYDESHVRRLRLIRGLIDVGGLSVATVREVLAAVDAPGESVHKVLGAAHDAITPVPPGRPEGLPRARRTVAELIRRRGWLAEEDHPAAEAMAVALAAFQDLGQGAFVEVLDDYAEACERIADADLAYVGRHADVEELVESVVVGTVLGDAVLTALRRLAHVDRSARRYEEHGEGRPVARDAADEGTEKGGADPSWVAPPSM; from the coding sequence ATGCGCATTGGCGAGTTGAGCCGTGAGACGGGCGTGGCGGTCCCGACGATCAAGTTCTACGTCCGCGAGGGGCTGTTGCCCGCGGGCCGGCTCACCAGCCCCAACCAGGCCAGCTACGACGAGAGTCACGTCCGCAGGCTGCGGCTGATCCGCGGGCTGATCGACGTCGGCGGGCTCTCGGTCGCGACGGTGCGCGAGGTGCTGGCCGCCGTCGACGCGCCGGGAGAGTCGGTGCACAAGGTGCTCGGGGCGGCGCACGACGCGATCACCCCGGTGCCGCCCGGCCGCCCGGAGGGGCTGCCGCGGGCCCGTCGGACGGTCGCGGAGCTGATCCGTCGGCGCGGCTGGCTGGCCGAGGAGGACCACCCGGCCGCCGAGGCGATGGCGGTCGCGCTGGCCGCCTTCCAGGACCTCGGGCAGGGCGCGTTCGTGGAGGTGCTCGACGACTACGCCGAGGCGTGCGAGCGGATCGCCGACGCCGACCTGGCGTACGTGGGGCGCCACGCGGACGTGGAGGAGCTGGTGGAGAGCGTGGTGGTGGGGACCGTCCTGGGCGACGCGGTGCTCACCGCGCTGCGGCGGTTGGCGCACGTGGACCGCTCGGCGCGGCGGTACGAGGAGCACGGGGAGGGCCGACCGGTGGCGCGGGACGCCGCGGACGAGGGGACGGAGAAGGGCGGCGCCGACCCGTCCTGGGTCGCGCCGCCCTCGATGTGA
- a CDS encoding siderophore-interacting protein: MAAERPARSTPTLHRARVRRTERLTPHMMRVVLGGEGLAAFDAGTYTDHYVKLVFPLPHVSYPEPFDMGRIRAELPRDQWPRTRTYTVRAWDPAARELTVDFVVHGDTGLAGPWALAARPGDEITFLGPGGAYAPDTTADWHLLAGDESALPAIAAALAGMPADAVGHAFVEVADAEERQELTAPPGVTVSWLFRGAAPVGRELVSAVRALTFPPGRVQAFVHGEAGCVKELRKLLRVEHAVPREALSISGYWRTGHDEDGWQAGKRAWNDQVEAEQEPAAAA, translated from the coding sequence GTGGCAGCAGAGCGACCGGCCCGCAGCACGCCCACACTGCACCGCGCCCGGGTGCGGCGTACCGAGCGGCTCACCCCGCACATGATGCGGGTCGTCCTGGGCGGCGAGGGACTGGCCGCGTTCGACGCGGGCACCTACACCGACCACTACGTCAAGCTGGTCTTCCCGCTGCCGCACGTCAGCTACCCCGAGCCCTTCGACATGGGCCGCATCCGGGCCGAGCTGCCGCGCGACCAGTGGCCCCGGACGCGCACGTACACCGTGCGCGCCTGGGACCCGGCAGCGCGCGAGCTGACCGTGGACTTCGTCGTCCACGGCGACACGGGGCTGGCCGGGCCGTGGGCGTTGGCCGCCCGGCCGGGTGACGAGATCACGTTCCTCGGCCCCGGCGGCGCCTACGCCCCGGACACCACCGCCGACTGGCACCTGCTGGCCGGCGACGAGAGCGCCCTGCCGGCCATCGCCGCCGCACTGGCCGGGATGCCGGCGGACGCGGTGGGGCACGCCTTCGTCGAGGTCGCCGACGCCGAGGAGCGGCAGGAGCTGACCGCGCCGCCCGGCGTGACGGTCAGCTGGCTGTTCCGCGGCGCCGCCCCGGTCGGCCGCGAACTGGTCTCCGCCGTACGGGCGCTCACGTTCCCCCCGGGCCGGGTCCAGGCGTTCGTGCACGGCGAGGCGGGCTGCGTGAAGGAGCTGCGCAAGCTGCTCCGCGTCGAGCACGCCGTCCCCCGCGAGGCGCTGTCGATCTCCGGCTACTGGCGCACCGGCCACGACGAGGACGGCTGGCAGGCCGGCAAGCGCGCCTGGAACGACCAGGTGGAGGCGGAGCAGGAGCCCGCGGCGGCGGCCTGA
- a CDS encoding 5'-3' exonuclease: protein MLLDTASLYFRAYFGVPESVKAPDGTPVNAVRGLLDFIARLVQDHHPDDLVACMDFDWRPQWRVDLIPSYKAHRVAEEAPAGSAAPDAEEIPDTLSPQVPVIEEVLDALGIARIGAAGYEADDVIGTLTARAKGPVDIVTGDRDLFQLVDDARGIRVLYPLKGVGTLQLTDGALLHEKYGVDGPGYADLALLRGDPSDGLPGVPGVGEKTAAKLLDAYGDLAGIIAAAEDPSSKITPAQRKRLTEARPYLAVAPKVVRVATDVPVPDVDHALPDEPADPERLEALAAQWGLGGALQRLLVTLRR from the coding sequence ATGCTCCTCGACACCGCCTCCCTGTACTTCCGCGCCTATTTCGGGGTACCGGAATCGGTCAAAGCCCCGGACGGCACCCCGGTGAACGCGGTGCGCGGACTGCTGGACTTCATCGCCCGGCTCGTCCAGGACCACCACCCCGACGACCTGGTCGCCTGCATGGACTTCGACTGGCGCCCCCAGTGGCGGGTCGACCTGATCCCCTCCTACAAGGCGCACCGGGTCGCCGAGGAAGCCCCCGCGGGCTCGGCCGCGCCCGACGCGGAAGAGATCCCGGACACCCTCTCCCCGCAGGTCCCGGTGATCGAGGAGGTGCTCGACGCGCTGGGCATCGCCCGGATCGGCGCCGCGGGCTACGAGGCCGACGACGTCATCGGCACCCTGACCGCGCGGGCGAAGGGCCCGGTCGACATCGTCACCGGCGACCGCGACCTCTTCCAGCTCGTCGACGACGCCCGCGGCATCCGCGTCCTGTACCCCCTCAAGGGCGTCGGCACCCTCCAACTCACCGACGGGGCGCTGCTGCACGAGAAGTACGGCGTGGACGGCCCCGGCTACGCGGACCTGGCGCTGCTGCGCGGCGACCCCAGCGACGGCCTGCCGGGCGTCCCGGGCGTCGGCGAGAAGACCGCCGCCAAGCTGCTGGACGCCTACGGCGACCTGGCCGGGATCATCGCCGCCGCCGAGGACCCGTCCTCCAAGATCACCCCGGCGCAGCGCAAGCGGCTCACCGAGGCGCGCCCCTATCTGGCGGTGGCCCCGAAGGTGGTCCGGGTGGCGACCGACGTCCCGGTGCCGGACGTCGACCATGCGCTGCCGGACGAGCCGGCCGACCCGGAGCGGCTGGAGGCGCTGGCCGCACAGTGGGGTCTGGGCGGCGCATTGCAGCGGTTGTTGGTCACACTGCGACGGTGA